The genome window TCGAGAACGGTCGACAGGGCCTCGCCGGGCACGAGCTCCATGACGAGGTAGGCGCTGCCGTTCTCCTCGCCGTAGTCGAAGACGCTCGCGATGCCCTCATGGTTGACGAGTGCGGCATGGCGCGCTTCAGCGCGGAACCGCTCGAGGAACCCGGGGTCCCCCATGTACTCGTCCTTGAGGATCTTGATCGCGACGGTGCGTCCGATGACGTGATCCGTCGCCTCCCACACCTCGCCCATGCCGCCGATCGCAATACGCGACTGCAGCTCGTAGCGACCACCGAACGACACACCCTGCGTCGGTCTCATCTGCCCAGCACCGCCTCTATGACCTTCTTTGCAATCGGAGCGGCGATGGTGTCGCCGGATCCTAACTGCCCTTGTCCACCGCCGTCTTCGACGAGGACCGCTACTGCCACCTCGGGGTCGTCCGCCGGCGCGAAGCCGGTGAACCACAACGTGTAAGGCTTGTTCCCGTTCTCGGTCGTGCCGGTCTTTCCCGCCACATCGACCCCGTCTATTCTTGCACCCTGCGCAGCCCCGTTCGAGACGCTGGCGACCATGGATGCCGTGATCTGATCCGCGATCGTCCCATCGAACGCACGACCGAACTCGGAGTCGTCGTCGGCCCTGACCACCGAGAGGTCGTTGCCGATCACGGTGTCGACCAGACGGGGGTTCATGACGACGCCGTCATTGGCGATTCCGGCCGCGACCATCGCGATCTGCAGCGGCGTCGCGGTGACCTGTCCCTGGCCGAATCCGGTGAGCGCGGTCTGTGCGTCGTCGAGTGCCCGAGGGTAGCTCGACGGCGTCGATTCCAGCGGCGTCGAGAAGCTCGTGTTGAAGCCGAACTTCTCGGCCATCGCGCGGATCGCGTCGTCGCCCAGCTCGACGGCGAGCTCGGCCATCGGGATGTTGCAGCTCAGCCGGATCGCCTCGGAGATCGTCACGGTGTCGCCGCTGCCGCATGTGCCGCCCCAGGCGTTCGACACCGTGTTGCTGGATCCGGGGAGTGTGTAGCGCGCGGGGTTCGGCAGGGTCGAGTCGGGCGTCCAGTTGCCGGACTCGTATGCTGCGGCAGCCACGACGAGCTTGAACGTCGACCCCGGAGGGTTGAGGTCGCCGGCGATCGCCCGGTTCGACAGAGGCTTGGCGGGGTCGTCGACGAGTTGATCGTAGGTCGCGTTCGCAGCATCCGCGTCGTGGGTCGCGAGCTGGTTCGTGTCGAACCCGGGGGTCGAGACCATCGCGAGGATGCGTCCGGTCTTCGGCTCGATCGCCACGACCGCGCCGTTGAGTCCGTCGAGGGCCTGGTACGCCGCGGTCTGCGCCGCCGTGTCGAGTGACAGCTCGACGCTGAATCCGCTCTGCGGCTGGCCCGACAGGATCCGCTCGATCTCGGCGAAGAATGCGCTCGACCCGGTACCCGAGAGGTCGGCGTTCATGGCCCGTTCGATGCCGGTGGCCGACTGCAGAGCCGGGTTGAAGTACCCGGTCACGGGCGCCCACACGGAGGCATCCGTGTAGACGCGCTGGAACTGGTACTTGTCATCCGACGGGGTCGACGAGGCGATCGCGACGTCGTCGACGATGATCGATCCACGCTGGATCTCGTAGCTGTCGAGCAGTGTGCGGCGGTTGTTGGGGTTCTGCGCGAGGGAATCGGCTTCGACGACCTGGATCCAGCTGGTCGCCGCGAAGAGCGAGATGAACATGAACAGCATCACGATGCTGAGACGGCGGAGTTCTTTCGTCATGTCAGCCGATCACCGCCCTGGGTTGGCTGCGGACGCCGTCGGAGATGCGCAGCAGGATCGCGACGATCAGCCAGTTCGCCACGAGCGAGGACCCACCGGCGGCGAGGAAGGGGGTGGTCAGACCGGTGAGGGGGATGACCCGGGTCACGCCACCGACCATGATGAACACCTGCAGGGCGATCGTGAACGAGAGGCCGATGCCGAGCAGCTTGCCGAAGTCGTCCTGACCCGCGAGCCCGATCCGCACTCCGCGGCTCACGAACACCATGTAGAGGCAGAGGATGGCGAAGAGCCCGATCAGCCCGATCTCCTCGCCGAGGCTCGTGATGATGTAGTCGCTGTGCGCGAGCGGTGTGACGTCGGG of Microbacterium sp. LWH13-1.2 contains these proteins:
- a CDS encoding penicillin-binding transpeptidase domain-containing protein, with the translated sequence MTKELRRLSIVMLFMFISLFAATSWIQVVEADSLAQNPNNRRTLLDSYEIQRGSIIVDDVAIASSTPSDDKYQFQRVYTDASVWAPVTGYFNPALQSATGIERAMNADLSGTGSSAFFAEIERILSGQPQSGFSVELSLDTAAQTAAYQALDGLNGAVVAIEPKTGRILAMVSTPGFDTNQLATHDADAANATYDQLVDDPAKPLSNRAIAGDLNPPGSTFKLVVAAAAYESGNWTPDSTLPNPARYTLPGSSNTVSNAWGGTCGSGDTVTISEAIRLSCNIPMAELAVELGDDAIRAMAEKFGFNTSFSTPLESTPSSYPRALDDAQTALTGFGQGQVTATPLQIAMVAAGIANDGVVMNPRLVDTVIGNDLSVVRADDDSEFGRAFDGTIADQITASMVASVSNGAAQGARIDGVDVAGKTGTTENGNKPYTLWFTGFAPADDPEVAVAVLVEDGGGQGQLGSGDTIAAPIAKKVIEAVLGR